From a single Ornithorhynchus anatinus isolate Pmale09 chromosome 4, mOrnAna1.pri.v4, whole genome shotgun sequence genomic region:
- the ZNF644 gene encoding zinc finger protein 644 isoform X2, which yields MDESKINTEIPGAKDDLLDDTNFISGEESEVLKPQECQTSFQKNNTLTVPEELSRERSEKALSGGQSPLFLHAGAPTVCSENFILPKGTAVNGPVSHSSLTKASIMNKGSVSLTTGQPVGQQTTDSCPTLKVVPDLQPPAKSTPQKPSQPQLLFLLPDVAHAKNPTHSIQKLPTSAAVGCETRKSVGNSVKSDSTLINEGEACEDGESLSAKDDCGKTLTEISSGTDDFRSGNDANWDPQKEFIQFLMNNEETVEKSPLHCKVGLEKKRKRKMDVSKITRYTEDCFSDSSYPPGKSRLLNVEFLEQSEELQILEPPKYALSNVKPESTDEELEAVDAIQQLIYSPAKCGEDSSPVHTSTFLSNTLKKKCEDNDSESPATFSTEEPSFYPCTKCNVNFREKKHLHRHMMYHLDGNSHFRHLNVPRPYACRECGRTFRDRNSLLKHMIIHQERRQKLMEEIRELKELQDEGRSARLQCPQCVFGTNCPKTFVQHAKTHEKDKRYYCCEECNFMAVTENELECHRGIAHGAVVKCSIINADMPQRKAPKKASVKDPFLSSSKKSSAYMCKLCPFTTSTRNILKKHMEYLHPSSCVDPFGSHLRLEKRKAEILDEPLDLGRTKPSLKQQSSTFPKNSVLKQDVKRTFGSTSPSSHFSKLHKRPHRIQKARKSISQSGVNVCNQNSSPHKTALLKNSVDQKPRYFHQAAKQKSSVKTNSNYLYRHKYENYRTIKKSNDPYPLHFKKEESGPLSSLHLFSSSSSSHNNCFIMDSHNLDSKRPEGYKDHRRVAVKRVGKESKRESSAAGEDLDCYPDFLHKMTVVVLQKLNSAEKKDSYETEDESSWDNVELCDYSTQSIEEEAYGELNQEHVNLFPLFKNKVEDQEAGENAPLSYEQNDGFYFEYYEDAETSNFLHEIHDPQHLENAETALPKHNSVFHWTDLSLEKKSCPYCPATFETGVGLSNHVRGHLHRAGLSYEARHVVSPEQIATSDKMQHFKRTGTGTPVKRVRKAVEKSETASEHTCQLCGGWFDTKIGLSNHVRGHLKRLGKTKWDAHKSPICVLNEMMQNEEKYEKILKALNSRRIIPRPFVAQKLASSDDFLSQNVLPLEAYRNGLKTEAVSVSASEEEGLSFLNECDETKPELPTEKKSQSLTLIELLKNKRLEERNADISPQKIHNQTARKRFVQKCVLPLNEDSPLMYQPQKMDLTMQSGMPVKLRTCVHCNTTFTSAVSLSNHLRAYARKKSAGLLTGTALDCKQKKSRSRSGSKKKVLPLPHSADEVYILRCRFCGLVFRGPLSVQEDWIKHLQRHIVNANLPRTGAGMVEVTSLLKKPASITETSFSLLVAEAAS from the exons ATGGATGAATCGAAGATAAATACTGAGATTCCCGGTGCTAAAGATGACCTCCTAGATGACACCAATTTCAtctcaggagaagagagtgaggttCTGAAACCCCAAGAGTGTCAAACGTCATTTCAGAAAAACAATACGTTGACTGTCCCCGAAGAGCTCTCCAGGGAGCGATCTGAAAAAGCCTTAAGCGGAGGCCAGTCTCCTCTGTTTCTCCATGCTGGCGCTCCTACCGTTTGTAGTGAAAACTTTATCTTGCCTAAAGGGACTGCTGTTAATGGACCAGTTTCACACTCCTCCTTAACTAAGGCTTCCATTATGAATAAAGGCAGCGTTTCATTAACCACCGGCCAGCCTGTGGGTCAGCAGACGACGGATTCCTGTCCGACTCTGAAGGTGGTGCCCGATCTCCAGCCGCCCGCGAAGTCGACTCCGCAGAAACCAAGTCAACCCCAACTTTTGTTTTTGTTACCTGATGTAGCACATGCTAAGAATCCGACTCATTCCATTCAAAAACTACCTACCTCTGCCGCAGTGGGTTGTGAGACACGAAAATCAGTAGGGAATAGTGTAAAGTCAGATAGCACTTTAATAAACGAAGGAGAAGCGTGCGAGGACGGCGAAAGTTTATCAGCGAAAGACGACTGTGGCAAAACGTTAACGGAAATCTCCTCAGGTACAGATGACTTCAGATCAGGAAACGATGCCAACTGGGATCCCCAAAAGGAGTTCATACAGTTCCTTATGAATAACGAAGAAACGGTGGAGAAGTCTCCGCTTCACTGTAAAGTCGGcctagagaagaagaggaaacggaAGATGGACGTGAGCAAGATAACTCGCTATACCGAGGACTGTTTTAGCGATTCCAGTTACCCACCCGGGAAGTCCAGATTGCTCAATGTGGAGTTTCTGGAGCAGAGCGAAGAGCTCCAGATCCTAGAACCGCCGAAGTACGCGCTGTCAAACGTTAAGCCCGAATCGACAGACGAGGAGCTGGAGGCTGTGGATGCCATCCAGCAGCTGATTTACAGCCCAGCAAAATGTGGAGAAGACAGTTCGCCCGTTCACACCAGCACTTTTCTTTCTAATACTCTGAAAAAGAAATGTGAAGACAACGATTCGGAGTCTCCTGCCACTTTCAGTACCGAAGAGCCATCGTTTTACCCCTGTACCAAGTGCAATGTGAATTTTAGGGAGAAGAAACACCTCCATCGGCATATGATGTATCACCTAGACGGGAACAGTCACTTCCGCCACCTCAACGTCCCCAGGCCGTACGCCTGCCGCGAATGCGGGCGGACGTTCCGAGATCGCAATTCGCTGCTCAAGCACATGATCATTCATCAGGAAAGGCGGCAGAAGCTGATGGAGGAGATTCGGGAGTTGAAGGAACTCCAGGACGAAGGGAGGAGTGCCCGATTGCAGTGTCCCCAGTGCGTGTTCGGCACCAACTGCCCCAAAACCTTCGTGCAGCACGCCAAGACCCACGAGAAGGACAAGAGGTACTACTGTTGCGAGGAGTGTAACTTCATGGCAGTGACGGAGAACGAATTGGAGTGCCATCGAGGCATCGCCCACGGAGCGGTAGTGAAGTGCTCGATCATTAATGCCGATATGCCCCAGAGAAAAGCGCCGAAAAAGGCGTCCGTGAAAGACCCCTTTCTCAGCTCATCCAAAAAGTCATCTGCGTACATGTGCAAGTTGTGTCCTTTCACCACGTCGACGAGAAACATTCTGAAGAAACACATGGAGTACTTGCATCCGTCCTCGTGCGTCGACCCCTTCGGCAGCCATCTCAGGCTGGAAAAGAGAAAGGCCGAAATCCTCGACGAACCTTTAGATTTGGGGAGGACGAAGCCGTCACTTAAGCAGCAGTCGTCTACGTTTCCAAAGAACTCCGTTTTAAAACAAGATGTGAAACGGACGTTTGGGTCAACGTCTCCGTCGAGTCATTTTTCCAAACTCCACAAGAGGCCGCACAGAATACAGAAGGCTCGGAAAAGCATCTCTCAGTCGGGTGTAAACGTGTGCAATCAAAACAGCTCTCCTCACAAGACTGCGCTTCTTAAAAACAGCGTTGACCAAAAACCCAGATATTTCCatcaggcagcaaaacaaaagtcTAGTGTCAAAACAAATAGCAATTATTTATACAGACACAAATACGAGAACTACAGGACGATTAAAAAATCAAACGATCCATATCCTTTGCATTTTAAAAAGGAGGAGTCGGGGCCGCTGAGTTCTCTGCATCTGTTTTCGTCGTCTAGCAGTTCCCACAACAACTGTTTCATCATGGATTCTCATAATCTTGACTCGAAGCGGCCAGAAGGGTATAAAGACCATAGGCGTGTGGCTGTGAAAAGAGTAGGGAAAGAGTCCAAGAGGGAAAGTTCCGCTGCAGGAGAAGATTTGGACTGCTATCCAGATTTTCTGCACAAGATGACTGTCGTCGTCCTGCAGAAACTTAATTCTGCAGAAAAGAAAGATAGCTATGAGACAGAGGATGAAAGTTCTTGGGATAACGTTGAACTCTGTGACTATTCTACCCAGTCCATAGAAGAGGAAGCTTATGGTGAGCTCAACCAGGAGCACGTGAACTTATTCCCACTCTTTAAAAATAAAGTGGAGGACCAAGAAGCCGGAGAGAACGCCCCGCTTAGTTATGAGCAGAACGATGGGTTTTATTTTGAATATTACGAAGATGCCGAAACGAGCAATTTTTTGCATGAGATACACGATCCTCAGCATCTGGAAAATGCCGAAACGGCATTGCCGAAGCATAACTCGGTTTTCCATTGGACCGACTTGTCTCTGGAGAAAAAATCCTGCCCTTACTGTCCGGCCACGTTTGAGACAGGCGTCGGCTTGTCTAATCACGTCCGAGGACACCTGCACCGCGCCGGCTTGAGCTACGAGGCCCGCCATGTTGTCTCCCCGGAGCAGATAGCAACAAGTGACAAAATGCAACACTTCAAAAGGACCGGCACGGGGACACCGGTTAAACGAGTTAGAAAAG CTGTAGAGAAATCGGAAACGGCTTCTGAACATACGTGTCAACTCTGTGGAGGCTGGTTTGACACAAAAATTGGATTATCGAATCACGTTCGAGGACACCTGAAAAGACTTGGCAAAACCAAGTGGGACGCTCATAAATCGCCAATCTGTGTCCTGAACGAAATGATGCAGAATGAAGAGAAATATGAAAAAATCTTGAAGGCGTTGAACAGTCGCCGTATTATTCCCAGACCATTTGTAGCTCAGAAACTTGCATCAAGTGATGACTTTTTATCCCAAAATGTTTTACCTCTTGAAGCATACCGTAATGGCCTAAAGACTGAAGCTGTGTCTGTGTCTGCATCAGAGGAAGAAGGGCTGAGTTTCCTAAATGAATGTGATGAAACAAAACCAGAACTacccactgaaaaaaaaagtcagtctctTACACTGATTGAACTGCTCAAAAATAAAAGGTTAGAAGAGAGGAATGCTGATATTTCTCCTCAAAAGATCCATAATCAAACAGCACGAAAGAGATTTGTTCAAAAATGTGTTCTTCCATTAAATGAAGACAGTCCATTGATGTATCAACCACAAAAAATGGACTTGACTATGCAGTCAG GTATGCCTGTGAAGCTTAGAACATGTGTGCATTGCAATACGACGTTTACAAGTGCTGTTAGCCTGTCCAACCACTTACGCGCTTATGCACGAAAGAAGAGTGCTGGACTTTTGACTGGTACAG